In Spirochaetota bacterium, the genomic stretch GCATTTAAGAATGTATATTATGATACAGCGGCCTCTCCATTTCTCTATAGCGACGAAATATATGATATAGTAATAAGAATCGTGGGCTCAAAAAAAATTCTGTTCGGTAGCGATTACCCCTTAATCAAATTTAAGAGATATCTAAATTCAATTAACACATGTGTTAAGGACATAGAGGACAGAGAAAATATTATCCATAAAAATGCCAAGGATATTCTGAATATCTAATATTTCAACTATTCAAAAAGGGGCTTAATCCTATCCTTAATCCTGCCCGATTCCACCATACCACCAAACTCATCTCCCATCCGTTGGCTTTCGTCTATTGCTTTGCTCCAGAATGATATACGCTCTCTGTCGCAACCCCTAAAGCGGATAAAATCTTTTCTGTCTGGTATTCTCTTATATGGCAAGCGTTCAATGAAATCCTTAGATGGAGCGATGACAACAACATTATCCATGTTTGATGAATTTGGCTTGCGCCTTTTTATTCTCTTATCAAACCATCCAGGAACAATACGATTCATAAAATGAGGGAAAAGGGCTATCTTGTCGCTGTCTTTCAGAAATGGTATATCCAGATGGTAATCTATCATACTTCCATCCCTATACATCCCTTTAGGCATTCCAGGAACGCCCTTCACTCCTGGCATTGCCAGGGGGATTGATCCCGAGGCGAGTATTGCATGCCGCAACATATCTTCGTTAAGCGCTATCCTCTCAATTGGAAATTCATCCATTTCAAAAAAAGGAGGCAGATCTCTTGGATCATAAAACAGAGCCCTTTTGAAAAAAAATCGCAAATTCCTCCTTTTAATATAGTTTAACACAATGGCCCCCAAAAGGCCTAAACTCAAAACCTTGGTGTTATCACTTGCTACTGGCCATCTGCATATAGCAGACAACATGCTTATCCTAAAGCAGGCGTGAGATAAGATATCGCTTTTACTACCATTATTCATAAAACTATTCATAATATCTATAGCTGTTTTATATACCTCTTTAGGTGTTGGTTTTGATGAATAGCTCTGGTTCACGTATGCATCAATAAAGGAATCGTACACACCTCCAGAAACGCTTGAAGCAACGGCGGCAAAACGCCAGGCGCCTATAGATGAACCAATAAGAAATAATGGCTCTTTTCTGCTTTTAAACCATGAGAAAAACAAAAAGCGATCCAATCCTTTGAGGAGTAATCCCTTTGGACCCCCAGCCGCACCGGCTACTACTTCCACCATTTCGGGTTTAAGCCCCTTATCCCTTATAAGGGACAGGGCCCTCTTTCCCCCAAAGATTTCAATATTTTCTGACACTCTCTTTTCCTTGATTACATCGATAATTGATATTAAAAAATCCTCAATAGGCCTATGGACTAAACATCCAGAACTACAGTTGCAGTCCATATATCCCTTCTTTGCTCAATAAGTAACTTGTGCATAGTAACAGCCTTCACATCAACATTAAAGATATGCTTATCTCTTTTGATCCTCTCTCCATAAGTGATGCAGTTTAGCTTGTAACCATCAGTAGTTTCGCAAATATGTACGGAATCGGCAATTAGAAGAAGTGATGAAGAGTCTTTATAAAATAAAAACTCTTGAAGGTATTCATAGAACAAAAGTGTAATATCAGCATTTTCAAGATCAATGCACTTTACTATTTCTCTAGATATTTGTTCAACATTCTGAACTATTATAGCAATTATGGCAAATGCGCTATTTTTAAATAACTCACTCAGTTCTTTTCCATAGGCGCGGAAGGCAACATCTGCCAAAGAATAATCATCGACTATTTCAAAACACATGTTGATTTAAACTCAAATGGATATATATGATCACAATCAAATATTATCCACTATCCATTTTGTTCTTGGTATCTATCCCTTTATGTTTCCAATTGGGATTAATTTAGCTACAGGCCTACTTAATCCTGCAAGTCTCGTTGCCTCAACAACCTCATCAATATTTTTATACGCGGCGCCTGCCTCCTCAGCAAGACCAGATAACGAGGCTGTTTGAACGTATATATCCTTCACTTCAAGCATTCGCTGGAGATCCTTTCCAAAAAACCTTTTCTTCGCTTGTCTTCTTGACATAATCCTTCCACTCCCATGAGCTGTAGTAAAGAAGGTCTTCTCAGCATCAGGAATTCCCACTAAAAGATATGAACCTGACTCCATGCTTCCGCCGATTATGACTGGCTGTCCGTGGTTAAGGTATCGCTTAGGAAGTTCCTTCCGCTTTGACGCAAATGCCCTAGTAGCGCCTTTTCTGTGAACTAAGAGATCCCTTTCTTTTCCGTCTACTATATGTTTCTCGAGCTTTGCTGTATTATGACATACATCATATACCAGTCTTATTCCAAGGTCATCCGGGCTTTTCTGAAACACATCAGCAAACACCTCCCGAATCCGATGCAATATCAATTCTCTATTCAAGTAGGCAATATTAATAGCGCAGTTCATCGCTTCAAAATAGGCCCTCCCATCTTGAGAATTAAATGGTGCGCATGCAAGCTCCCTATCTGGCATGGTCAATCCGTAGAGCCTCTCAGCTACAGGAACAAATCTCAGCAGATAATCCGACGCAATCTGATGTCCAAAGGCCCTGCTTCCGCAGTGTATCATTATTAAGACCTGATCATCCAAAAAGATCCCAAACTCCCTTGCAACTTCCTCATCAAAGAGGTTTTCCCTTTTAGCTATTTGTATCTCCAAAAAGTGATTCCCTGAGCCTAATGTGCCGATCTGGCTTCTACCCCTCTCGCGAGCCTTATTTGAAACTGACGCCGGATTCGCTCCCCTTATGCATCCCCTGTCCTCAATATACTCAATATCCTCCCTCTGTCCATATCCATTCTCCACAGCCCAATTCGCACCCTTTATCATCGCCTGGTCAAATTTACTGTTGGATAGATTTAACACACCCTTTGCTCCTACACCTGAGGGTATTTGCGAAAAAAGCCTGTCCACAAGCCTTTTTATTTTTGGTCGAATTTCTTCTAACGTTAGCGAAGTCGCAACCAGACGAATGCCGCAATTAATATCAAATCCGATTCCTCCGGGAGAAATAACACCATCCACAGGGTCTATCGCTGCCACACCTCCTATTGGAAACCCATATCCTGAGTGTCCATCAGGAAGACAGATTGCATATTTGACAATCCCCGGCAGCATTGCCACATTCGTTACCTGATCTACTACCGCATCATCCATA encodes the following:
- a CDS encoding patatin-like phospholipase family protein; translated protein: MDCNCSSGCLVHRPIEDFLISIIDVIKEKRVSENIEIFGGKRALSLIRDKGLKPEMVEVVAGAAGGPKGLLLKGLDRFLFFSWFKSRKEPLFLIGSSIGAWRFAAVASSVSGGVYDSFIDAYVNQSYSSKPTPKEVYKTAIDIMNSFMNNGSKSDILSHACFRISMLSAICRWPVASDNTKVLSLGLLGAIVLNYIKRRNLRFFFKRALFYDPRDLPPFFEMDEFPIERIALNEDMLRHAILASGSIPLAMPGVKGVPGMPKGMYRDGSMIDYHLDIPFLKDSDKIALFPHFMNRIVPGWFDKRIKRRKPNSSNMDNVVVIAPSKDFIERLPYKRIPDRKDFIRFRGCDRERISFWSKAIDESQRMGDEFGGMVESGRIKDRIKPLFE
- a CDS encoding archease translates to MCFEIVDDYSLADVAFRAYGKELSELFKNSAFAIIAIIVQNVEQISREIVKCIDLENADITLLFYEYLQEFLFYKDSSSLLLIADSVHICETTDGYKLNCITYGERIKRDKHIFNVDVKAVTMHKLLIEQRRDIWTATVVLDV
- a CDS encoding RtcB family protein; translated protein: MKLEKINKIDSCIYEISKDYKSGMRVPARIYATERLLENMDDAVVDQVTNVAMLPGIVKYAICLPDGHSGYGFPIGGVAAIDPVDGVISPGGIGFDINCGIRLVATSLTLEEIRPKIKRLVDRLFSQIPSGVGAKGVLNLSNSKFDQAMIKGANWAVENGYGQREDIEYIEDRGCIRGANPASVSNKARERGRSQIGTLGSGNHFLEIQIAKRENLFDEEVAREFGIFLDDQVLIMIHCGSRAFGHQIASDYLLRFVPVAERLYGLTMPDRELACAPFNSQDGRAYFEAMNCAINIAYLNRELILHRIREVFADVFQKSPDDLGIRLVYDVCHNTAKLEKHIVDGKERDLLVHRKGATRAFASKRKELPKRYLNHGQPVIIGGSMESGSYLLVGIPDAEKTFFTTAHGSGRIMSRRQAKKRFFGKDLQRMLEVKDIYVQTASLSGLAEEAGAAYKNIDEVVEATRLAGLSRPVAKLIPIGNIKG